The genomic region TGAGCTTCTTGAGTCGCTCTATGAGCTCCTCACGTCCCGCCTCAGTGATCGTATCACTCAGGTCGTCGCGGTTATACGTAGCGCCTATCTTGTAGCAGTCACCGCCTTCAGGATAAATCACCCCATCGCCCTTCAAGATAACCTCCACCGATAGTTCAGGGGCACAAAACGTGAGCAACTCGCCCTTGCAAGGCGCCATTGGCAGTGCCTTAAAAAACGGATTAGCAGACACCCCACAACCCTCGCAGAACACAATATGTCGCGCCTCAACACCTTTGTAACTCACAGAACCCTTGCCAACCGATAGCGCTTCGTACTGAAACCGATAAGGATGATATACCCCCTCGCTACCCCAGCGCTGCAAACTCAGTGAGAGATATCGCTTCACATCCATACGCCCCGTATGCAGCACCTGCCCAAAGCCAAAAGGTGCAGGCACATAAGGGCTTACCTTACCTACCAACTCCCCACTGAGATACTCCGAGAGCACAGGCTTATCCGAAGCGGCAAACCAGTTGTTCTGCTCCTCCACCGAAGCAAACCTACGTAATACCGCCATTGGATGCAGCAGTTGCGTACCCAGCTTTGCCTCCACTCCGCCGTAAAAATCGTGCAAGCAGTG from Capnocytophaga haemolytica harbors:
- a CDS encoding NAD(P)/FAD-dependent oxidoreductase gives rise to the protein MFDFIIVGGGLAGVTFAHTLERYGRSFCLISDRSQAASLVAAGAYNPVVLKRFTPIWMATEQIHCLHDFYGGVEAKLGTQLLHPMAVLRRFASVEEQNNWFAASDKPVLSEYLSGELVGKVSPYVPAPFGFGQVLHTGRMDVKRYLSLSLQRWGSEGVYHPYRFQYEALSVGKGSVSYKGVEARHIVFCEGCGVSANPFFKALPMAPCKGELLTFCAPELSVEVILKGDGVIYPEGGDCYKIGATYNRDDLSDTITEAGREELIERLKKLITCGYTITAHEAGIRPTVIDRRPLVGHHPVYDNVWILNGLGTRGVLGAPYLAEVLYGAVFEGEAVAREMDIGRFAKRIL